One Jeotgalibaca porci genomic region harbors:
- a CDS encoding tail assembly chaperone, which translates to MELTINGKEYRLYFGTDFVDYINKANGMELEGVKTNVGGMLMLNAGLSMKAPSTLELVIKAATNTLPSKPSNKDLDDYINDLLDQDDDTEYETLFTEIETEIKKRPANRREMGISKAKKA; encoded by the coding sequence ATGGAATTAACAATCAACGGAAAAGAATACCGCTTGTATTTTGGTACGGACTTTGTAGACTACATCAACAAAGCAAATGGGATGGAATTAGAAGGCGTAAAAACAAATGTAGGCGGTATGTTAATGTTGAACGCTGGCTTATCCATGAAAGCACCGTCCACATTGGAGTTGGTTATCAAGGCAGCAACGAACACATTACCAAGCAAGCCATCGAACAAAGATTTAGATGACTATATTAATGACCTTTTAGATCAAGACGATGACACCGAATACGAAACATTATTTACAGAAATCGAAACTGAAATAAAAAAGCGTCCCGCCAACCGTCGCGAAATGGGAATTTCAAAAGCCAAAAAGGCGTAA